From one Humulus lupulus chromosome 8, drHumLupu1.1, whole genome shotgun sequence genomic stretch:
- the LOC133793948 gene encoding blue copper protein, producing MEIAMWVVSTNFVNYLSYYFMISKYRKRTVNIMNQKTLLLVYAFLMFGSAIITCRATTYTVGDTSGWDISSNLDSWTNDKTFNVGDVLVFQYSSTHSVSEVAKENFESCNTTNVLNAYSAGNTTITLKKPGNMYFVCGNKLHCLGGMKIQLNVRENNQAYAPTASPQATPLDPSDLPNPSSKANNNNIPTTSSASTAFSHIALTHTVTLLAFLPLLLSML from the exons ATGGAGATAGCGATGTGGGTAGTCTCTACAAACTTTGTGAATTATCTCTCTTATTATTTCATGATCTCCAAATATCGAAAACGAACCGTTAACATTATGAATCAAAAGACGTTGCTTCTGGTTTATGCGTTTCTTATGTTTGGGTCTGCCATAATAACATGTAGAGCAACTACATACACGGTGGGAGATACTTCTGGGTGGGATATAAGTTCCAATCTTGACTCGTGGACTAATGACAAGACATTCAACGTTGGCGATGTTCTTG TGTTCCAGTACTCATCAACCCACAGTGTAAGTGAAGTGGCAAAAGAAAACTTCGAGAGTTGCAATACGACAAACGTTTTGAATGCATACTCAGCAGGAAACACAACAATCACATTGAAGAAACCTGGCAACATGTACTTTGTGTGTGGTAACAAGTTACATTGCCTAGGAGGGATGAAGATTCAATTGAACGTACGTGAGAATAATCAAGCTTACGCACCAACTGCCTCACCTCAGGCCACCCCGCTCGACCCATCTGATCTCCCCAACCCTTCTTCCAAGGccaataataataacattccTACTACTTCATCAGCTTCTACTGCCTTTTCACATATTGCTCTAACTCATACTGTTACACTACTAGCTTTTCTACCTCTTCTACTTTCCATGCTatga